Part of the Pseudarthrobacter sp. L1SW genome, TATCCAGCACGAATCGGTACTTCACGTCGCCTGCCACCATCCGGTCGTAGGCATCATTCAGCTGGTCTGCCCGTACCACCTCGATGTCTGCAACAACGCCGTGCGCGGCGCAAAAATCCAGCATCTCCTGGGTCTCGGCGATGCCTCCAATCAGCGAACCGGCGTAGGCGATCCGGCGCCGGATCAGCGCGCCGGGGTTCACGGGCGGCATCGCCTCGGACGGCAGGCCGAGCTGGAAGAGCACACCGTCAACCCGGAGGGTCCGGAAGTAGGGGTTCAGGTCGTGCGGGGCCGCCACGGTGTCGATGATGAGATCGATGCTGCGGTTGGCCGCCGCCATCGCCGCTTCGTCGCGGGACAGGACCACCTCATCGGCTCCCAGCTCGAGGGCCGCCGCGACTTTTGCCTCCGACGTGGTGAACACCACCACTTTCGCTCCCATTGCCTTGGCGAGCTTGACGGCCATATGGCCGAGTCCGCCCAGCCCCACCACGCCCACAACGTCGCCTTCTTCGACGTCGAAGTGCCGCAGCGGCGAGAACGTGGTGACGCCGGCACACAACAAAGGGGCAGCGGCGGCAGGGTCGAGGGCTGCCGGCACCCGCAGGACGTAGCGTCGGTCCACCACCACCGAGGAGGAGTAGCCGCCCTGCGTCACGGCGCCGCCGTTCCGCCGGTCCTCGGCCCCGTACGTGCCGGTCATGCCCTTTTCGCAGTACTGTTCCAGGCCGTCCAGGCAGCTTTCGCATTCGCGGCAGGAATCCACCATGCAGCCCACGCCCACGCGGTCGCCCGCGGCAAAATCCGTAACGGCCGAGCCCACCCGGCTGACGGTGCCCACAATCTCGTGCCCCGGGACCAGCGGCCATACCTTGCCGCCCCACTCGCCCCGGGTGGCGTGCACATCCGAGTGGCACAGCCCGCAGAACTCGATGGCGATTTCGACGTCGTCCGCCCCGGGAGAGCGCCGGGCGAGGGTCAGCGGCACCAGCCCGCTTTCGGGCGACGTCGCACCGTAGGCCGCAGCCAGGCGTCGGCCGCCGGAAGCAGCGGCTTCCGGAGTGGCGATGGTCCCGGGAGTGGCAGGTTCCGGGGCTACTGGCTTGGCAAGGGGCGGCGGTACGGGGCGTCCTGGAGTCATAGTGCGACGCTACCCTTGCCCGCAGCCGTGTTTCCACTCGGCAGTCCGCCGGCGCGGCCGGGCTCTGCGCCGGTTGCCACCGGCAGGTCCGGGTGGTTGGACC contains:
- a CDS encoding NAD(P)-dependent alcohol dehydrogenase yields the protein MTPGRPVPPPLAKPVAPEPATPGTIATPEAAASGGRRLAAAYGATSPESGLVPLTLARRSPGADDVEIAIEFCGLCHSDVHATRGEWGGKVWPLVPGHEIVGTVSRVGSAVTDFAAGDRVGVGCMVDSCRECESCLDGLEQYCEKGMTGTYGAEDRRNGGAVTQGGYSSSVVVDRRYVLRVPAALDPAAAAPLLCAGVTTFSPLRHFDVEEGDVVGVVGLGGLGHMAVKLAKAMGAKVVVFTTSEAKVAAALELGADEVVLSRDEAAMAAANRSIDLIIDTVAAPHDLNPYFRTLRVDGVLFQLGLPSEAMPPVNPGALIRRRIAYAGSLIGGIAETQEMLDFCAAHGVVADIEVVRADQLNDAYDRMVAGDVKYRFVLDTSTLQAPAKEADA